In Oscillatoria sp. FACHB-1407, the sequence CTAATCCAACCGTAATCAGATCCATGGAGCGATCGGGCAAGCCACTATCACGAGCAGGAGCAACCGAGTAATGGATGCGATCGTGGGGAAAGGCATTGGCGATTTGGGTCGCGCTGGCATCAGTTGCATAAATCGTTTGAAAGTAGGGAGTCAAACCGATCGCTACCTGACCGTTGCCTGTCGCGCAATCCCATGCCGTTTTATGGTTAGTCGTGAGAGTTGCGAGATAGGCAAACAACGCTTCTGGATAGTGGGGACGATATTTGGCATAGTCGCTCGCTTGCTTTGAAAAGTAATCCTTAAAGGATGAGGTTGCCATAGTTCCAGGTTATGGGCTGCGATAGAGTGATGATATGCAGCAACTTGAAAACAGCTTACCCCTCGACATCATTTACAATCGCCTGCACACTACTCCAGAGGCGATCGCACCGCAACACGCAATTTAGCCGATCGCGCCCGTCCATTTTGCCGAATTTCTTTTTCAGTGGCTTCGATTGGTTTTTTGGTAATCACTTTCAGCAACTCTGAGCCTTTGAGAGCATGTTTGACGATGCGATCTTCCAGGCTATGAAAGCTGATGATCACAATTCGACCGCCTGGTTTGAGCCAGTGGGGAGCCTTCTGCAAAAAGGTTTCTAAGACCTCTAACTCTCGGTTTACGGCAATTCGTAAGGCTTGAAAGGTGCGTGTAGCGGGATGGATGCGCCCGTAACGATATTTGGGAGGAACGGCATGGGCGATCGCTTCCGCCAGTTCCGTAGTCGTCTCAAAGGGACGCTGTTGCACGATGCGACGGGCGATTTGCCGGGAGAGCCGCTCTTCCCCATAGGTGAAAAAAAGATTTGCCAGTTTGACCTCTTCCCAGGAGTTAATCACCTCTGCGGCTGTGAGGGATTGCGTCTGGTTCATTCGCATATCGAGGGGTGCCGTATGCCGAAAGCTAAAGCCGCGATCGCCAATGTCAAATTGCGCCGAACTCACCCCCAGATCTGTCAGGATGCCATCAAACTGTTGCTCGCCTGGGTCGTAATCGGCAAAGTTGGTGTGATGAAACTGAACGCGATCGCCATACTCCATTAACGTTGCACGAGCCGCTGCGATCGCCTGCTGGTCTTGATCCAGAGCAGTAATCCGCACATCCTCAGCCGCTTGCAAAATCAAGGAACTATGTCCACCGCCCCCCACCGTTGCATCCAGATAATGTCCTCCTGGCTGCACTGTCAGCCCTTCCACGACTTCCTGCGCCAACACAGGAATGTGACTAAACAGGTTTTCTTGTTCGGACTCAATTTCTGAAAAACTCAACCGCTCAATTCCCTAAAACTTCATCAAACACCCTTTTAAGTAGAACAGATTTTTAGCTGCGTTGCAGATATTCTACCGCTATGAATCTGCTGAATTTAGTCGTCTATCTGGAAGAAGGGACAAGAGCAAAGTGCTAGATAAGTTAAAAATTCCTACTACTCCCCATATTGGGTGATATCCCTTTGCTTTAGCTAGAGAACAGCAAGCCAAAATCCAAAATACTGCCCAGATAAGTCCTAAAACTGTGAAGTAAGCATTGCTAGAAGGGATGACTTCACTGTGCACCAAGAGATCTGACAGCAATCTTGTACTGATGTGAACTATCACTGCATTTGTAACGCGATCGAGTGCTTTTTGGGCATGGTCAGGATGTAGATTGCTGCCGTTTCTTTTACAGAGGATAATTGTACTGACTATGCTGAGTAGAAGGGCTACGGTAAGCAGAATAATTGTTTCGACTATTTCTTCATAGCCTTTGAGATCAACAAGTGTGCTGAAGTTTGAAAGAATTTTAGAAAACCTAATAAGTGTAACGACCGTAGTATAGACGGCAATCAGTCTTAACATCCGCATCAATTTTACTTGACTGGTTGTAAGTTCTGGTGAGGGTGCAGAATTCATAACTTATAAGGATTAAAAAGCTTTATAAACTGCATTGGGCAGTTCGGGCTGCAAACGGCTTGTAGGTGTAGGAGGTGCTAAAGCTATTGCCCCAGGACACGCCCCACGAGGGATAGTAGCCTTCCGGTGGGTTAGCTGGAGGAGAGGCGGGGATCGTTTGCCCTCTGCCCATTTGCTCTGGAATTCGGCTGACCTCTATGCGGATGCGTTGAGCCAGACAGCTTTGAAAACACTGGCTACCCTGACAGTTGTTCATACAGTCTCTCTGTGCCTCTTCTGGGCTCGGCAACTGGCGATCGCTCTCCACAATCTGCCGCTGTTTGCTGAAGCCAAACCGTCCCTCACTGACGCTTGCCCAGAGGCGATCGAGCGTCACCAGGTCGGTACAGGGGAATTGGCGAATATCGCTCACTCGAAACAGTCTCAAGTCTTCAAAGAGGATGCGTCCCGTTTCCTGGTCGGCTGCTTCCCACTGATTACGTTGCAAGAGCGATCGCAGCGGTCGATAATCTACGTTTCTAACGGATGGCAGAGTTTCCAGAATGGTTTGATCAGTGGGTTTCTGAAGCAACCAGGCTGGGTTTTCAAACACGTAAGGATTGAGAGACAATACCCAGGCCAGCAGCATTCCAAACAAGCCAGCGATCGCGATCAGTCCTATCTGAGACAACCGCTTTCGAGAGGTTGGGTTGGCAGGCATCAAGGGCTTCCAGGCTGTCCCACAATGGGGACAATTGGGTTTGCCGTCAGAGAGATCGAATCCGGCACCGCATCGTCTGCATATTGGCATGATGGTTTTAAGGGAGTAGATGGATCGCCTACGGCATACTTCCTTTGATTTTGGTGGACTTACGACCGCGATAGTCCGGGCTGAGGAAGGATGGTAAGGCGCAATCGAGGGCAACGGCGATCGCTCGCATCAATTCTGCCTCATGCAACGTCACATCATTATCGAGTAGCACCATGTAGGCACATGCCTCGATAATTGCCTGTTTCAGTTTGGGGCTAGCAGTTGCCAATCGATCCAGGCTCTTCTTCAACTCACCCATATTGCAAGCCGGTGGAAGCTCTGGCAGAGGGTTCTGTCCGGCTCCTGGCAAACGGTACACCCCAGCTTTGAAGGCATACATCGTGTCCTCCGGTTTCGGTTGCCCTACTTGGGCCAGTGCCGATAACACGAGCAAGCATTCCGACCAGATGGGCTTTAACGTGGAGTAACTTTCATCGGTGGGTTTGGGTTTCGAGAGGCGATATCCCAAAATTAGATACAGTGCATACTCCGACCATGACCAGCGTCCATCGACTTTTGCCAGTCCGGTTAAGGTCTTAAAAAGCTGCTGACATTGGCTCCCTGAGCCTTGACGCAGTGCCGGAACGGTTTCGTCGAGGAGGGCAAATCGCAGACGCGGATCGATGTTAGCGATCGCCTGATGACACTCCAAAACTTCTTCAACCACGTCGGCGGATTCGGCTTGCTTGAGCCAGGTGGTTTGCAGTTCATTCAATGCCGAGTCTTCAAAGTCTAACGCCAGTGCCAGGGCGATCGCGGTTGCCCCTGCTGGATCGCGTAACCCTGCCCGAATGGAGCCAGGAACCTGAGCTAACCAGGCAGGTACGTTATCTGTAGCAGCCGACGTAGACCCTCTTGAGCCGGATACCTCTGGAGCGATCGCCCCAGAAGGGATGCTTTGAGTGGGTTGTGCTATCCCAGCAGCTAACCCCATGACAAGTTCGTTGCTGCCTGCTCCAGAGGTTACCCCAGAGGAGGGTTGAGCCTTAGCTGTGGAGGATGCAGTTGGGCGGGAGGGTTGGCTTCGATATTGTCCACCATACTTCTCCAGGCGACCAATACGCTGAGTCAGGGGGGGGTGAGTGGCGAAAATATCTCCCAAAAAGTTAAAACGAAGTGCCGTTCCAAAAAACAGATGACTGTTGGCTTCAGCATAGGGAGAATGTACCAGTGAGCTATGGCGATAGTTAGCAATTTTGCGGAGTGCCTCTGCGATGCCAGCAGGGTTGCGGGTGAACTGCACTGCCGATGCATCTGCCAGGAATTCTCGCTGCCGCGAAACAGCTGCTTTGATAATGCGTCCGCAGAGCATCCCAATGGAGCCAATGACAATCAGGGCTAAGCCAAACCACGCAAAGTTAAAGCCCTTTTCGTTGCGGGAACCCAGACGGTTCCAGCGAAATAAGATTCTGCCCAGAATATAGATCAAAAGTAGACCGTGCAATAGCCCGACCAGCTTCAGGTTCAGCCGCATATCCCCGTTGAGGATGTGGCTGAATTCGTGACCAATCACACCCTGAAGCTCATCCCGCGTCAGTTCTTCGATCGCCCCTCGTGTTATCCCAATCACCGCATCCTTGGGCGTGTGTCCAGCCGCAAAGGCGTTGATCCCATACTCCTGATCCAACACGTAAACCGGGGGAACGGGCATATTAGCGGCGATCGCCATTTCTTCAACCACGTTAAGAAGCTGCTGCTCTGCCGGATTTGCCATCTCAGGAACTAGCAACTTGCCGCCCAAGTCTTTGGCGATCACCTTGCCGCCTGCCTTCAACAGACCTGCCTTGTACCAACTGCCCAACCCAACCACACCCGTTGTCAGGACGGCAGTCCAAAAGAAGAGTTCTGGCTGCCATACTGTAACCGAACTGCCTGTTACTCCAAATGCAATCAGAGCGGCTCCATAAATACACAGGACGACGCAGATCAGCGACAAGATAAACAACCCAACTAACTGTTGGGTGTTGCGGCGAGCGCGATCTTGATGCTCAAAAAAGCTCATAGAAGTTAGAAGGAGACACGAGGAGCATTTTTAACTTCAGGTGCCACGTCTTCTAGTAGGTCTGCCGGATTGAAGTTGAAGGAACCTGCAATCAAGTTACTGGGGAAGACTTCGCGCTTCGTGTTGTAGAGCGTAACTGCGTCGTTAAATGCCTGACGGGCAAAAGCAACCCGGTTTTCCGTGGAGGACAATTCTTCCATCACCCGTGTCATGGTCTGGTCTGCTTTCAGGTCGGGATAGGCTTCACTCAAAACCATTAACCGTCCCAGTGCTCCGGTTAAAGCGGCTTCTGCGGCTCCCAGTTGTTGCATGGCTTGCGGATCACCGGGATCGCGAGATGCCCGACCATTAGCACTCACAGCCGCATTCCGAGCCGCAATCACAGCTTCCAGGGTTTCCCGCTCGTGCTTCATGTACCCCTTCGCCGTTTCAACCAAATTGGGAATCAGGTCATATCGTCGCTGAAGTTGAACATCAATCTGCTTGTAGGCGTTTTTGTAGCGATTTCGCAGGGTGACAAGGCTGTTATACGCATTGATAACGATGAAGGCGAGTATCAACGCCAGCATCACGATAAAAATGAAGGCTCCCATAGGGTTGAGTCCTGTATATGAGGGGTAGGGTACGCTCTACTCAAAAAATACCCAACGCAACCCTAAAACTCCGCAATGAAGTTAGTCGCTCGCTAGAAAATTCATCAAAGGTTACCTCTATCCTCAGGAATATTTATATGTTCCAATCAGCAATCACGAGCAAAAAGCTGTTTCTCAGAATCGTGTTTAGGAAGGGGCGATCGCTGGACTACAGCAGTCATACAGCGATTTTTGGATAAGGAAACCATAGCTATGCAGTGTGAATGGGTGGATGGGTGGATGGGTGGATGGGCGTGGGTGGCTTATGCAAGGCGCAACCGCTGTAAGTTAATTGGGAAAACGGCTCTGTCTTAGTCACCAGTCATTTGTCATGAGTTATTGGGGTGTTAGACCCAAATAGCGAATGACCATTCACCTATACCCCTGCGGCTACGTTTTCTTATAAACCAACCACAATTGCTCTATCTCTGCTTCAGAGCTCGATCTCCTAAATATCAAGCCAACCTTATGATTGAGCTTTAGAATTCAAATCCTTACTCTAGTGCAGTCAGTACCTACCTTTCTGACCATCCATCCCTATAATTAATAAAGTGCAACACAAGACTATTTAATTGCCGATTTGCCGAGAGAGTCTTGAACTTGGAATTTTGTTGGAGACTGCCCCCCAGCCTCATAACAGACCCAGCCATCAAACGAAGTCGGTGCGGCTTACAGTTGTAAATCGGGAGACAGATCATCTATGGCAATGATCGAAACCAAAACCGAGCCTATGGTGCTCAACATGGGTCCACACCACCCCTCAATGCACGGGGTGTTGCGTCTAATCGTCACATTGGATGGCGAAGACGTGGTGGACTGTGAGCCAGTCATTGGCTATTTGCACCGAGGCATGGAGAAGATCGCCGAAAACCGCACCAATATTATGTATGTGCCCTACGTTAGCCGTTGGGATTATGCGGCGGGCATGTTTAACGAAGCCGTAACGGTCAATGCTCCTGAAAAGTTAGCAGATATTGCAGTGCCCAAACGTGCCAGCTATATCCGCGTCATTATGCTGGAGTTGAACCGGATTGCCAACCACCTACTGTGGCTTGGTCCCTTTATGGCAGACGTAGGAGCACAAACTCCTTTCTTTTATATTTTCCGTGAACGGGAAATGATCTACGACCTGTGGGAAGCTGCAACAGGCTATCGCATGGTCAACAACAACTACTTCCGCATCGGTGGTGTCGCCGCTGACCTGCCCTACGGTTGGGTAGACAAGTGCGCTGACTTTTGTGATTACTTCATGCCTAAGGTCGATGAGTATGAGCGGTTGATCACCGATAACCCCATCTTCCGACGTCGGGTGGAAGGGGTAGGCACGATTACCCGTGACCAGGCGATCAACTGGGGCTTGTCGGGTCCCATGCTGCGGGCTTCTGGGGTGAAGTGGGATCTGCGGAAGGTAGACCACTATGAGTGCTACGACGACTTTGATTGGGAAGTGCACTGGGAAACCGCAGGTGACTGCTTTGCCCGGTATCTGGTGCGGATGCGCGAGATGCGTGAGTCCGTCAAGATTATCCGTCAGGCATTAAAAGCACTGCCCGGTGGTCCTTACGAAAACTTGGAAGCCAAGCGGATGTCGTCGGGTCCAAAGTCGGAGTGGAATGCCTTTGACTACCAGTTCATTGGTAAGAAGATTGCGCCTACTTTCAAAATTCCTAAAGGTGAACACTACGTCCGTGTAGAAAGCGGCAAAGGTGAACTGGGGATTTACATCATTGGGGATGACAACGTTTTCCCCTGGCGGTGGAAGATCCGGGCAGCCGACTTCAACAACCTGCAAATCCTGCCTTACCTGCTGAAGGGCGTGAAGGTGGCGGATATCGTCGCTATCCTGGGTAGCATTGACATCATCATGGGTTCCGTCGATCGCTAGGTTGACTGAAATATCAATGGGGCGATCGCACACAACGGTAGTTCTGGCAATGAGTGCCGATGGCAAAATTGCAGACTATCAGCGATCGCCTGCTCGTTTTGGTTCCTCGACGGATAAAGCACATCTAGAAAGCCAGATTGCTCAAGCTGATGCGGTGTTGTTTGGAGCGGAAACGCTGCGTGCCTACGG encodes:
- a CDS encoding NAD(P)H-quinone oxidoreductase subunit H → MAMIETKTEPMVLNMGPHHPSMHGVLRLIVTLDGEDVVDCEPVIGYLHRGMEKIAENRTNIMYVPYVSRWDYAAGMFNEAVTVNAPEKLADIAVPKRASYIRVIMLELNRIANHLLWLGPFMADVGAQTPFFYIFREREMIYDLWEAATGYRMVNNNYFRIGGVAADLPYGWVDKCADFCDYFMPKVDEYERLITDNPIFRRRVEGVGTITRDQAINWGLSGPMLRASGVKWDLRKVDHYECYDDFDWEVHWETAGDCFARYLVRMREMRESVKIIRQALKALPGGPYENLEAKRMSSGPKSEWNAFDYQFIGKKIAPTFKIPKGEHYVRVESGKGELGIYIIGDDNVFPWRWKIRAADFNNLQILPYLLKGVKVADIVAILGSIDIIMGSVDR
- the rsmH gene encoding 16S rRNA (cytosine(1402)-N(4))-methyltransferase RsmH — encoded protein: MSFSEIESEQENLFSHIPVLAQEVVEGLTVQPGGHYLDATVGGGGHSSLILQAAEDVRITALDQDQQAIAAARATLMEYGDRVQFHHTNFADYDPGEQQFDGILTDLGVSSAQFDIGDRGFSFRHTAPLDMRMNQTQSLTAAEVINSWEEVKLANLFFTYGEERLSRQIARRIVQQRPFETTTELAEAIAHAVPPKYRYGRIHPATRTFQALRIAVNRELEVLETFLQKAPHWLKPGGRIVIISFHSLEDRIVKHALKGSELLKVITKKPIEATEKEIRQNGRARSAKLRVAVRSPLE
- a CDS encoding LemA family protein; amino-acid sequence: MGAFIFIVMLALILAFIVINAYNSLVTLRNRYKNAYKQIDVQLQRRYDLIPNLVETAKGYMKHERETLEAVIAARNAAVSANGRASRDPGDPQAMQQLGAAEAALTGALGRLMVLSEAYPDLKADQTMTRVMEELSSTENRVAFARQAFNDAVTLYNTKREVFPSNLIAGSFNFNPADLLEDVAPEVKNAPRVSF
- a CDS encoding M48 family metallopeptidase yields the protein MSFFEHQDRARRNTQQLVGLFILSLICVVLCIYGAALIAFGVTGSSVTVWQPELFFWTAVLTTGVVGLGSWYKAGLLKAGGKVIAKDLGGKLLVPEMANPAEQQLLNVVEEMAIAANMPVPPVYVLDQEYGINAFAAGHTPKDAVIGITRGAIEELTRDELQGVIGHEFSHILNGDMRLNLKLVGLLHGLLLIYILGRILFRWNRLGSRNEKGFNFAWFGLALIVIGSIGMLCGRIIKAAVSRQREFLADASAVQFTRNPAGIAEALRKIANYRHSSLVHSPYAEANSHLFFGTALRFNFLGDIFATHPPLTQRIGRLEKYGGQYRSQPSRPTASSTAKAQPSSGVTSGAGSNELVMGLAAGIAQPTQSIPSGAIAPEVSGSRGSTSAATDNVPAWLAQVPGSIRAGLRDPAGATAIALALALDFEDSALNELQTTWLKQAESADVVEEVLECHQAIANIDPRLRFALLDETVPALRQGSGSQCQQLFKTLTGLAKVDGRWSWSEYALYLILGYRLSKPKPTDESYSTLKPIWSECLLVLSALAQVGQPKPEDTMYAFKAGVYRLPGAGQNPLPELPPACNMGELKKSLDRLATASPKLKQAIIEACAYMVLLDNDVTLHEAELMRAIAVALDCALPSFLSPDYRGRKSTKIKGSMP
- a CDS encoding GUN4 domain-containing protein, with protein sequence MPICRRCGAGFDLSDGKPNCPHCGTAWKPLMPANPTSRKRLSQIGLIAIAGLFGMLLAWVLSLNPYVFENPAWLLQKPTDQTILETLPSVRNVDYRPLRSLLQRNQWEAADQETGRILFEDLRLFRVSDIRQFPCTDLVTLDRLWASVSEGRFGFSKQRQIVESDRQLPSPEEAQRDCMNNCQGSQCFQSCLAQRIRIEVSRIPEQMGRGQTIPASPPANPPEGYYPSWGVSWGNSFSTSYTYKPFAARTAQCSL